The Engystomops pustulosus chromosome 4, aEngPut4.maternal, whole genome shotgun sequence genome contains a region encoding:
- the LOC140128755 gene encoding olfactory receptor 11L1-like translates to MTIVTHVHLTGFPGLRDLKYLLFFFLLLMFCLIIVGNLLIIVLIYLSRNLHSPMYFFLTQLSLSDIILATDINPNTLSVVLHEGATMSFTACFVQFYFFAISECTECLLLTVMSYDRYMAICQPLHYNIKINETFCLKSILSVWLISFFMSGMYELGVSRLWFCEANVIDHFFCDYTPIVELSCSDTFLFQVQTFLLSFFVIASPFLIIVASYVHIIFTILKIQSQSGRQKAFLTCSSHLTVVSIFYGTLISAYVVPTGGQLIILGKINSLLYTVVTPLLNPVIYSLRNRDFMEAFKNLKAAI, encoded by the coding sequence ATGACAATTGTCACACATGTCCATCTTACGGGATTCCCTGGTCTTCGGGACCTCAAGtatcttctcttcttctttctgCTCCTCATGTTCTGCCTGATAATAGTTGGAAACCTTTTGATTATTGTTCTGATCTATCTGAGCAGAAACCTCCattctcccatgtacttcttcctcaCACAGTTGTCCCTCTCTGACATCATACTGGCCACGGACATTAATCCCAATACACTTAGCGTGGTGCTTCATGAAGGGGCCACCATGTCCTTCACCGCCTGCTTtgtacagttttatttttttgccatttcagaATGTACTGAGTGCCTTCTCCTGACCGTGATGTCCTATGACCGCTACATGGCCATCTGCCAACCCCTTCACTATAATATTAAAATCAATGAAACATTTTGCCTAAAATCCATTCTTTCCGTCTGGCTTATCAGCTTCTTCATGAGCGGGATGTATGAACTAGGCGTCAGTAGACTTTGGTTCTGTGAAGCCAATGTTATAGATCATTTCTTTTGTGATTACACCCCTATCGTGGAGCTTTCCTGCTCAGATACCTTCTTATTTCAGGTACAGacatttttattaagtttttttgtaaTTGCTAGTCCATTTCTGATCATAGTGGCCTCTTATGTACATATCATATTCACAATCCTAAAGATCCAATCCCAGAGTGGGAGACAGAAAGCCTTCCTCACCTGCAGCTCCCACCTGACTGTGGTCTCCATATTTTATGGAACATTAATATCGGCTTATGTGGTTCCAACAGGAGGACAATTAATTATTTTGGGTAAAATCAACTCCCTCCTCTACACGGTGGTGACTCCATTACTGAACCCAGTGATTTATAGCCTGAGAAACAGAGACTTTATGGAGGCCTTCAAAAACCTGAAAGCTGCAATTTGA
- the LOC140128756 gene encoding olfactory receptor 11L1-like produces MEDNTLRTKQPSVTDQTCWINILLLRCSEQNDNEQKEVERQINVQMKDNRYRQGIRFQFMLNVSNVQLMGFPGLRDLKYLLFVFLLLMFCLIMVGNTLIIVLIYLSRNLHSPMYFFLTQLSLSDILLATDIIPNTLSVVLHEGATMSFTGCLVQFYFFGIAECTECLLLTVMSYDRYMAICQPLHYNITINETFCMKSVVAAWIVGFFMSLMDELGFCRLQFCGPNAIDHFFCDYTPIVELSCSDTFTLQIQTFVLGICVIACPFLLTMASYVYIIFTILKIQSQSGRRKAFLTCSSHLTVVSIFFGTLISVYAVPKRGNLLILGKINSLLYTVVTPLLNPVIYSLRNRDFMEAFTNLKNSDIFLQLFIS; encoded by the exons ATGGAGGACAATACACTGAGAACAAAACAGCCAAGTGTCACAGACCAAACGTGCTGGATCAATATTCTTTTGTTGCG GTGCTCCGAACAGAATGATAATGAACAGAAAGAGGTAGAAAGACAGATAAATGTACAGATGAAAGATAATCGGTACCGGCAGGGAATCAGG TTTCAATTTATGCTCAACGTCTCCAATGTCCAACTTATGGGATTCCCTGGTCTTCGGGACCTCAAGTATCTGCTCTTCGTCTTTCTGCTCCTCATGTTCTGCCTGATCATGGTGGGAAACACTTTGATTATTGTTCTGATCTATCTGAGCAGAAACCTCCattctcccatgtacttcttcctcaCACAGTTGTCCCTCTCTGACATCTTACTGGCCACGGACATCATTCCCAATACACTTAGCGTGGTTCTTCATGAAGGGGCCACCATGTCCTTCACCGGCTGCCTGGTGCAGTTCTATTTTTTTGGCATTGCAGAATGTACTGAGTGTCTTCTCCTAAcagtgatgtcctatgaccgCTATATGGCCATCTGCCAACCCCTTCACTATAATATTACTATCAATGAGACATTTTGTATGAAATCTGTGGTCGCAGCCTGGATTGTCGGCTTCTTTATGAGTCTGATGGATGAGTTAGGCTTCTGTAGGCTTCAGTTCTGTGGACCCAATGCCATTGACCATTTCTTTTGTGATTACACACCTATTGTGGAGCTTTCATGCTCTGATACCTTCACACTTCAGATCCAGACATTTGTACTAGGGATTTGCGTAATTGCTTGTCCATTTCTGCTCACAATGGCCtcctatgtatatattatattcaccATCCTGAAAATCCAATCACAAAGCGGCAGACGGAAAGCCTTCCTCACCTGCAGCTCCCACCTGACTGTGGTCTCCATATTTTTTGGAACATTGATATCAGTTTATGCGGTTCCAAAAAGAGGAAATTTGTTAATTTTGGGTAAGATCAATTCCCTTCTCTACACAGTGGTGACTCCATTACTAAATCCGGTGATTTATAGTCTGAGGAACAGAGACTTCATGGAGGCCTTCACCAATCTGAAAAACTCTGACATCtttttacaattatttattaGTTAA